In Flavobacterium endoglycinae, one DNA window encodes the following:
- a CDS encoding UDP-N-acetylmuramoyl-L-alanyl-D-glutamate--2,6-diaminopimelate ligase, producing MKILKDILYKVAIESVTGSTEIGIQNIEFDSRKVQSDDVFVAIRGSLSDGHDYIEKAIQLGATAIICDTLPQNVEKGITYIQVKDTNTALAFMAANYFGDPSSKLKLTGVTGTNGKTTIASLLYQLFKKAGFKVGLLSTVKIMVDETEYPATHTTPDSITINHYLNEMIEAGVAYCFMEVSSHGIHQKRTEALHFAGGIFTNLSHDHLDYHATFAEYRDVKKSFFDSLPKTAFALSNIDDKNGTVMLQNTVARKLTYALKSYADFKATILESQLSGLLLKVNDNEVWVKLIGTFNAYNVLAIYGTAVELGMDNLEALRLLSDLESVSGRFQYIVTDSKVTAIVDYAHTPDALENVLKTVDDIRTKNEQLITVVGCGGNRDKTKRPIMAKIATDLSDKAILTSDNPRNEDPEVILDEMEQGVEAHNYKKVLRITDRKQAIKTACQLAQPNDIILIAGKGHETYQEINGVKHHFDDMETVKEILEQLNK from the coding sequence GTGAAAATACTAAAAGACATATTATATAAGGTAGCAATTGAATCTGTAACAGGTTCAACAGAAATTGGTATTCAGAACATTGAATTTGATTCACGTAAAGTACAATCAGATGATGTTTTCGTGGCCATTCGCGGTTCACTTTCTGATGGGCATGATTATATCGAAAAAGCAATTCAGTTAGGAGCAACAGCGATTATCTGCGATACGCTTCCTCAAAATGTAGAAAAAGGAATCACCTACATTCAGGTAAAAGATACAAATACAGCATTGGCTTTTATGGCTGCTAATTATTTTGGAGATCCTTCTTCAAAATTAAAATTAACAGGTGTAACCGGAACTAACGGAAAAACAACCATTGCATCATTATTATATCAGTTATTCAAAAAAGCAGGATTTAAAGTAGGTTTATTATCAACCGTAAAAATCATGGTTGATGAAACGGAATATCCGGCAACACATACAACGCCAGATTCAATTACGATTAATCATTATTTAAATGAAATGATTGAAGCAGGTGTAGCCTATTGTTTTATGGAAGTAAGTTCTCATGGAATCCACCAAAAACGTACAGAAGCGTTACATTTTGCAGGTGGAATTTTCACGAACCTTTCTCACGATCATTTGGATTATCACGCTACGTTCGCGGAATACAGAGATGTTAAAAAGTCATTTTTTGATTCTCTGCCAAAAACAGCTTTCGCATTATCGAATATCGATGATAAAAACGGAACGGTTATGCTGCAAAATACCGTAGCAAGAAAGTTGACGTATGCGCTTAAATCGTATGCTGATTTTAAAGCTACAATTTTAGAAAGCCAATTGTCAGGATTACTATTAAAAGTAAATGATAACGAAGTTTGGGTAAAACTAATTGGAACTTTTAATGCATACAATGTTCTGGCAATTTACGGAACCGCTGTAGAATTAGGAATGGATAATCTGGAAGCCCTGCGTTTGCTATCTGATTTAGAAAGTGTTTCAGGACGTTTTCAATACATTGTTACTGATTCGAAAGTAACGGCAATTGTAGATTACGCACACACTCCAGATGCTCTAGAGAATGTTTTAAAAACAGTTGATGACATCCGTACCAAAAACGAACAATTGATTACAGTTGTGGGTTGTGGGGGAAACCGAGATAAAACGAAAAGGCCAATTATGGCAAAAATTGCAACAGATCTAAGTGACAAAGCAATTTTAACATCAGATAATCCAAGAAACGAAGATCCTGAAGTAATTCTAGATGAAATGGAACAAGGTGTTGAAGCTCATAATTATAAAAAAGTTTTGAGAATTACTGATAGAAAACAGGCTATTAAAACTGCTTGTCAGCTGGCTCAGCCCAATGATATTATTTTAATTGCCGGAAAAGGGCACGAAACTTATCAGGAAATAAATGGAGTAAAACACCATTTTGATGATATGGAAACCGTAAAAGAAATTTTAGAACAGTTAAATAAATAA
- the gldB gene encoding gliding motility lipoprotein GldB: MKMYRFVVVLCLFFLSCDQKTKVEKEVEEIPVDVKVERFDKVFFETKPEDLAKIKKQYPYFFPGNDDNVWLQKMKEPIWREVYDEVQKKYSNFEPVREEFNSLFQHIKYYFPKTKTPKVITVIGEMDYNAKAIYADSLVVVALELYLGKDHKFYEFPNYLKQNFEEKQIMPDVVSSFTYRNIPAYPDKNLVSQMIFEGKQLYAKDLLLPNYTDAEKMGYTPEQIKWCEENESYMWRYFLENEMLYSLDPKLTTRFITPAPFSKFYLEIDNDSPGRVGAWIGWQIVRSYMKNNNVSLSELLKVNAKEIFEKSKYKPKK; this comes from the coding sequence ATGAAAATGTATCGCTTTGTAGTGGTTCTGTGCTTGTTTTTTTTGTCTTGTGACCAAAAAACAAAGGTTGAAAAAGAAGTCGAGGAAATTCCAGTAGACGTTAAAGTAGAACGCTTTGACAAAGTGTTTTTTGAAACTAAGCCTGAAGATTTAGCTAAAATAAAAAAACAATATCCTTATTTCTTTCCTGGAAATGATGATAATGTATGGCTTCAAAAAATGAAGGAACCCATCTGGAGAGAAGTTTATGATGAGGTTCAAAAAAAATATTCCAATTTTGAGCCAGTGCGAGAAGAGTTTAATTCACTTTTCCAGCATATAAAATATTATTTTCCTAAAACAAAAACTCCTAAAGTAATTACAGTAATAGGAGAAATGGATTATAATGCTAAAGCAATTTATGCAGACAGTCTGGTAGTGGTGGCTTTAGAACTATATTTAGGTAAAGATCATAAGTTTTATGAGTTTCCAAATTATCTAAAACAAAATTTTGAAGAAAAGCAAATCATGCCAGATGTGGTTTCGAGTTTTACTTATAGAAACATTCCTGCGTATCCTGATAAGAATTTGGTTTCGCAAATGATTTTTGAAGGCAAACAATTGTATGCAAAAGATTTATTGCTGCCGAATTATACCGATGCGGAAAAAATGGGGTATACACCCGAACAAATAAAATGGTGTGAAGAAAATGAAAGCTATATGTGGCGTTATTTTCTAGAAAACGAAATGCTGTACAGTTTAGATCCTAAACTTACAACCCGTTTTATTACGCCGGCTCCGTTTTCTAAATTTTATCTCGAAATCGATAACGATTCTCCAGGAAGAGTTGGAGCATGGATTGGATGGCAGATTGTACGTTCTTATATGAAGAATAATAACGTATCGTTGTCAGAATTATTAAAAGTGAATGCAAAAGAAATTTTCGAAAAGTCAAAATATAAACCTAAGAAATAA
- the rsmH gene encoding 16S rRNA (cytosine(1402)-N(4))-methyltransferase RsmH: MTTTMEYHNPVLLHPTVDGLNIKPDGIYVDVTFGGGGHSKEILKRLGPNGKLFAFDQDEDALANALPDERFTLINENFRFIKRFLRFHGVKAVDGILADLGVSSHQFDVPERGFSTRFDAELDMRMSQKNDLNAYRVVNEYEEQDLRRVFFDYGELKNAPALARTIVEARREYPIKTTDELKEVLKIYLPEKVRNKILAQIYQAIRIEVNQEMDVLKEFIEQSLEILKPGGRFSVISYHSLEDRLVKRFIKNGMFEGEPERDFFGNYSVPFKTIGKLIVPDDEEIKINNRARSAKLRIAEKI, from the coding sequence ATGACGACGACAATGGAATATCATAATCCGGTTTTACTTCATCCGACTGTTGATGGTTTAAATATTAAGCCTGACGGCATCTATGTAGATGTGACGTTTGGTGGCGGCGGCCACTCAAAAGAAATTTTGAAACGTTTAGGGCCAAATGGAAAATTATTTGCTTTTGATCAGGATGAAGATGCTCTTGCAAATGCGCTTCCAGACGAAAGATTTACACTGATTAATGAAAACTTCAGATTCATCAAAAGATTTCTTCGTTTTCATGGTGTAAAAGCAGTTGACGGAATTCTGGCTGATTTAGGAGTTTCATCACACCAGTTTGATGTTCCAGAAAGAGGTTTTTCAACCCGATTCGATGCTGAACTGGATATGCGGATGAGTCAAAAAAATGATTTAAATGCGTATCGTGTAGTGAACGAATATGAAGAACAGGATTTGCGTCGTGTTTTTTTTGATTATGGGGAATTGAAAAATGCACCCGCTCTGGCAAGAACAATTGTAGAAGCGAGAAGAGAATATCCAATCAAAACAACTGATGAATTAAAAGAAGTTTTGAAAATATATCTTCCTGAAAAAGTTCGAAACAAAATATTAGCTCAGATTTATCAAGCTATCCGAATTGAAGTAAATCAGGAAATGGATGTTTTAAAAGAATTTATTGAGCAGTCATTAGAAATTTTAAAACCAGGCGGAAGATTCTCAGTAATCTCATACCATTCTTTAGAAGACAGATTGGTAAAAAGATTTATAAAAAACGGAATGTTTGAAGGAGAACCAGAACGCGATTTTTTTGGAAACTATTCGGTACCGTTTAAAACAATTGGAAAATTGATTGTTCCTGATGATGAAGAAATCAAAATAAACAACAGAGCAAGAAGTGCCAAATTGAGAATTGCAGAAAAGATATAA
- a CDS encoding four helix bundle protein, translating into MKENIIQDKSFDFAVRIVNLYKYLTDVKKEFVLSKQVLRSGTSIGANIEESIGGRSDKEFLFKLEISYKEARETIYWLKLLKATDYISTNEFGSIFIEADEICRILAKIILTLKGK; encoded by the coding sequence ATGAAAGAAAATATTATTCAGGATAAATCATTCGATTTTGCGGTCAGGATTGTCAATTTATACAAATACTTGACTGATGTAAAAAAGGAATTTGTTCTGAGTAAACAAGTCTTAAGATCAGGAACTTCAATAGGCGCTAATATTGAAGAATCGATTGGAGGACGTTCTGATAAAGAGTTTTTGTTCAAACTTGAGATTTCATATAAAGAAGCGAGAGAAACAATTTATTGGTTAAAGTTGCTAAAGGCAACAGATTATATTTCTACAAATGAATTCGGCAGCATCTTTATTGAGGCAGATGAAATTTGCAGAATATTAGCAAAAATTATATTAACCTTAAAAGGAAAATAG
- a CDS encoding alpha/beta fold hydrolase — translation MDKNYKKEGKYSYYEAGEGTPIVILHGLMGGLSNFDGVAQYFPTKGYKVVIPDLPIYTQSILKTNVKSFAKYVKDFITFKGFDKVILLGNSLGGHIALYHTKLYPEKVAGLVITGSSGLYESAMGDSYPRRGDYEYIKKKAEDVFYDPKIATPELIDEVYATANDRIKLIKTLTIAKSAIRHNMAKDLPKMTVETCIIWGKNDSVTPPNVAEEFHTLLPNSTLYWIDKCGHAAMMEHPQEFNEVLEKWLTEKNL, via the coding sequence ATGGACAAAAACTACAAAAAAGAAGGCAAATACAGCTATTATGAAGCTGGTGAAGGAACTCCGATTGTTATTTTACATGGATTAATGGGGGGACTTAGTAACTTTGATGGTGTAGCGCAATATTTCCCAACGAAAGGATACAAAGTGGTAATCCCGGACTTGCCAATATACACACAAAGCATTTTAAAAACGAACGTAAAAAGCTTCGCTAAATACGTCAAAGACTTTATTACTTTTAAAGGTTTTGACAAAGTTATTTTATTAGGAAACTCATTAGGAGGACATATTGCATTGTATCACACAAAGCTGTATCCTGAAAAAGTGGCTGGACTTGTAATTACAGGAAGTTCAGGTCTTTACGAAAGTGCAATGGGAGACAGTTATCCAAGAAGAGGTGATTATGAGTACATCAAAAAGAAAGCTGAAGATGTATTTTATGATCCTAAAATTGCAACTCCTGAGCTTATTGATGAAGTTTATGCAACTGCAAATGACCGCATCAAATTGATCAAAACATTAACGATTGCCAAAAGCGCAATTCGTCATAATATGGCCAAAGATTTACCAAAAATGACAGTTGAAACCTGCATTATTTGGGGCAAGAATGATTCTGTAACACCACCAAATGTTGCCGAAGAATTTCATACGTTACTGCCTAATTCAACTTTATATTGGATTGACAAATGCGGACATGCTGCCATGATGGAACATCCTCAGGAATTTAACGAAGTTCTTGAAAAATGGCTTACTGAGAAAAATTTATAG
- the yihA gene encoding ribosome biogenesis GTP-binding protein YihA/YsxC: MKINTAEFIVSNSDASKCPKDFLPEYAFIGRSNVGKSSLINMLTNHKNLAKTSGKPGKTQLINHFKINNNWFLVDLPGYGYAKVSKKTKSVFQEFITDYFENRQQLVCAFVLIDIRHEAQKIDIEFMSYMGESEIPFCIIFTKADKISKGKVEAHIAAYRKQMYANNWAEMPHYFVTSSTEATGREEVLSYIDEVNQEVFKNNSEF, from the coding sequence ATGAAAATTAATACCGCCGAATTTATTGTCAGTAATTCTGATGCATCAAAGTGTCCGAAAGATTTTTTACCCGAGTACGCTTTCATAGGCCGATCAAACGTTGGTAAGTCCTCTTTGATCAACATGCTTACGAATCACAAAAATTTAGCTAAAACTTCGGGAAAACCGGGAAAAACTCAATTAATAAATCACTTTAAGATTAACAATAATTGGTTTTTAGTCGATTTGCCAGGTTACGGTTACGCTAAAGTTTCCAAGAAAACAAAATCGGTTTTTCAGGAATTTATTACTGATTATTTCGAAAACAGACAACAATTAGTCTGTGCTTTTGTTTTGATTGATATTCGCCATGAAGCACAAAAAATCGATATTGAATTTATGTCGTATATGGGCGAAAGCGAAATTCCGTTCTGCATTATTTTTACCAAAGCAGATAAAATCAGTAAAGGAAAGGTTGAGGCTCACATTGCCGCTTACCGCAAACAAATGTATGCTAATAACTGGGCCGAAATGCCGCATTACTTTGTCACTTCCTCTACAGAAGCTACTGGACGAGAAGAAGTTTTATCTTATATTGATGAAGTAAATCAGGAAGTTTTTAAAAATAATAGTGAGTTTTGA
- the nadE gene encoding NAD(+) synthase yields the protein MAKKSTIQTEKVNTHIVEWLKNYAVTAKANGFVVGISGGVDSAVTSTLCAQTGLQVLCVEMPIHQAESQVSRGKEHIEQLKKRFPNVSSVQTDLTATFEAFKDSVPSSKDSTKVNLSLANTRARLRMTSLYYLAGINGLLVAGTGNKVEDFGVGFYTKYGDGGVDLSPIADLMKSDVFALGTYLGVPESILTAAPTDGLFGDNRTDEDQLGASYDELEWAMIASESGNTADNFTGREKSVFEIYKRLNTSNKHKMDPIPVCEIPKTLK from the coding sequence ATGGCTAAAAAAAGCACAATTCAGACAGAAAAAGTAAATACACATATTGTTGAATGGTTAAAAAATTATGCGGTAACTGCAAAAGCGAACGGATTTGTCGTTGGAATTTCCGGCGGAGTCGATTCTGCTGTCACTTCTACGCTCTGTGCGCAGACCGGACTGCAGGTTTTATGTGTTGAAATGCCGATTCATCAAGCTGAAAGTCAAGTTTCTAGAGGAAAAGAACATATAGAGCAGTTAAAAAAGCGTTTCCCAAATGTGTCAAGTGTCCAAACTGACTTAACAGCTACTTTTGAAGCATTTAAGGATTCTGTACCCTCTTCAAAAGATTCAACAAAAGTTAATTTATCGTTAGCGAATACTCGAGCGCGTTTAAGAATGACTTCTTTATATTATTTAGCAGGAATAAACGGGCTATTAGTAGCAGGGACGGGCAATAAGGTAGAAGATTTCGGTGTAGGATTCTATACAAAATACGGAGATGGTGGTGTAGATTTGAGTCCAATTGCTGATTTAATGAAATCTGACGTTTTTGCTTTAGGAACTTATTTAGGTGTTCCAGAATCAATTTTAACAGCTGCTCCAACAGACGGACTTTTTGGCGACAATAGAACAGATGAAGATCAATTAGGCGCAAGTTACGATGAATTAGAATGGGCGATGATCGCGTCAGAGTCAGGAAATACAGCGGATAACTTCACTGGGAGAGAAAAATCTGTCTTTGAAATCTATAAAAGATTAAACACCAGCAACAAGCATAAAATGGATCCAATACCTGTTTGTGAGATCCCAAAAACGTTAAAATAA
- a CDS encoding division/cell wall cluster transcriptional repressor MraZ: protein MNTIVGTYECKVDAKGRLMIPAPLKKQLASSLQDGFVLKRSVFQQCLELYPMEEWNLMMAKINKLNRFVKKNNDFIRRFTAGVKVVEIDALGRLLVPKDLVTFSGISKDVVFSSAVNIVEIWDKDLYEKSISGEDMDFADLAEEVMGNINDDDNGIS from the coding sequence TTGAATACAATTGTTGGGACATATGAGTGTAAAGTTGATGCTAAGGGGAGGTTAATGATACCTGCGCCTCTTAAAAAGCAATTGGCTTCCTCACTTCAAGACGGATTTGTTTTGAAGCGTTCGGTTTTTCAACAGTGTTTGGAGTTGTATCCAATGGAAGAATGGAATTTAATGATGGCAAAAATTAATAAGCTGAATCGTTTTGTGAAAAAGAACAATGATTTCATCCGCAGATTTACTGCCGGCGTAAAAGTGGTAGAGATTGATGCATTAGGAAGATTGTTGGTGCCAAAAGATTTAGTGACGTTTTCTGGTATTTCTAAAGATGTTGTATTCTCATCTGCGGTTAATATTGTGGAAATTTGGGATAAAGATTTATATGAAAAATCAATAAGCGGCGAAGATATGGATTTTGCTGATTTAGCCGAGGAAGTAATGGGAAATATTAATGACGACGACAATGGAATATCATAA
- the mraY gene encoding phospho-N-acetylmuramoyl-pentapeptide-transferase, which produces MLYYLFEYFDKTLDIPGTGVFQYITFRSALAFLLSLLLSTIYGKRVINFLRRQQVGETVRELGLAGQNEKAGTPTMGGLIIIFATLVPVLLFARLHNIYIVLLIVTTLWMGTIGFVDDYIKIFKKDKQGLKGIFKVIGQVGLGIIVGAVLYFNPAVTVRTDTGRTDVFRTATNTTVVLPAPIEEKSTATTIPFVKNNEFDYAEILSFMGDGYEKWAWLVFIPVVIFIITAVSNGANLTDGIDGLAAGTSAVSVLALGIFTFVSGNIIFSNYLNIMYIPNSGEMTVFISAFVGALIGFLWYNSFPASVFMGDTGSLTIGGIIAVLAIAVRKEILIVLFCGIFLAESASVIIQVTYFKYTKKRFGEGRRIFLMSPLHHHYQKKGYHESKIVTRFWIVAVMLAILSIVTLKLR; this is translated from the coding sequence ATGCTATACTACTTATTTGAATATTTTGACAAAACATTAGATATACCTGGAACAGGAGTTTTCCAGTATATTACTTTTAGATCAGCTTTAGCATTTTTGCTTTCATTGCTTTTGTCAACTATTTACGGTAAAAGAGTGATCAACTTTTTGCGTCGTCAGCAGGTAGGAGAAACAGTTCGTGAGCTGGGTCTGGCAGGCCAAAATGAAAAAGCAGGTACGCCTACAATGGGAGGACTGATTATCATTTTTGCCACTTTGGTTCCAGTATTGTTGTTCGCTCGTTTACATAATATCTATATCGTTCTGCTTATTGTAACCACTTTATGGATGGGAACAATTGGTTTTGTAGACGATTACATCAAAATATTCAAAAAAGACAAACAAGGACTTAAAGGAATTTTTAAAGTTATTGGTCAAGTAGGTCTTGGAATCATAGTAGGAGCAGTTCTTTATTTTAATCCGGCTGTTACCGTAAGAACAGATACAGGACGTACAGATGTTTTTAGAACAGCAACAAACACAACAGTGGTATTGCCTGCACCAATTGAAGAAAAATCTACAGCAACGACAATTCCGTTCGTGAAAAACAACGAATTTGATTACGCTGAGATATTATCTTTTATGGGAGACGGATATGAAAAATGGGCGTGGTTAGTGTTTATTCCAGTAGTAATTTTTATTATCACAGCGGTATCAAACGGAGCCAATTTAACGGATGGAATCGACGGACTCGCCGCAGGAACCTCCGCAGTATCCGTCCTCGCACTCGGAATCTTTACGTTTGTTTCAGGAAATATCATTTTCTCAAACTATCTAAATATAATGTATATACCCAATTCGGGAGAGATGACCGTCTTTATTTCGGCATTTGTGGGAGCTTTGATAGGTTTTCTTTGGTACAACTCATTTCCGGCTTCGGTCTTTATGGGAGATACAGGAAGTTTAACCATTGGAGGAATCATTGCAGTTTTGGCAATTGCAGTTCGCAAGGAAATATTGATTGTTTTATTCTGTGGAATTTTCCTTGCGGAAAGTGCTTCAGTAATAATTCAGGTAACCTATTTCAAGTATACCAAAAAACGATTTGGCGAAGGCCGAAGAATTTTCCTGATGTCGCCGCTTCATCATCATTATCAGAAAAAGGGATATCACGAAAGTAAAATCGTAACCCGTTTCTGGATTGTTGCCGTAATGTTAGCCATATTGTCAATTGTTACGTTAAAATTGAGATAA
- the gldC gene encoding gliding motility protein GldC has protein sequence MSNTIKSEIKFNIELDENRVPEKLTWSAQDGGVVAEEAKAIMLSIWDSKAQETMRIDLWTKDMPVDEMKIFFHQTLVAMADTFKRATDDEKMSDTMKDFCDYFAEKLELTKQ, from the coding sequence ATGTCAAATACAATAAAATCAGAAATTAAATTCAATATAGAATTAGACGAGAACCGAGTTCCGGAAAAATTAACTTGGAGTGCACAAGACGGCGGCGTAGTTGCGGAAGAAGCAAAAGCTATTATGTTGTCAATCTGGGATAGCAAAGCGCAGGAAACAATGCGTATTGATCTTTGGACAAAAGATATGCCGGTAGACGAAATGAAGATTTTCTTCCACCAGACTTTAGTAGCAATGGCAGACACCTTTAAACGTGCCACAGACGATGAAAAAATGTCTGACACAATGAAGGATTTTTGTGATTACTTTGCAGAAAAATTGGAACTTACGAAACAATAG
- a CDS encoding penicillin-binding protein, whose amino-acid sequence MAVDDKHISYRIYLVAVFIFLMAIAIVVKLTNIQWVEGDYYRKLAKQRTVRNFVIPANKGNIYSADGSLLATSIPNYEIRFDAKAPKKETFEKYVKQLSDSLETVLDRPSGYYEKELRKARENKNRYYLIARNLSYTEYVKIKGFPLFNLGAFKGGIIVEQETVRKHPIGKIAERTIGYDRIDPTTGIEVGKGIEWAFKSYLNGKDGKILKQKIAKGQWKPIRDVNEVDPIDGYDVISTIDVFIQDIAHHALLKQLEDYEADHGCVVVMETQTGHVKAISNLGRAEDGSYYETTNYAIAESQEPGSTFKLVDLMAILEDKVADTSTVYDSHGGIVKYYGRSVRDSHNGGYGKVSLARGFELSSNTVMVQAVYNNYKNNPSKFVNHIKSYGLNKTLGLHFKGEGRPYIPEPGDKHWSGTTLPWMAFGYNVSVTPMQTLAFYNSVANNGVMVKPQFVSEIKEWNKTIKKFDVEVINPKICSPETLKKIKAVLQNVVKKGTGSKLYSKDFSMAGKTGTAQVNYGGKEGKSALYYASSFVGYFPADHPKYSCIVVVHKPNTAKNNYYGADVAGPVFKRIAQKIFTDAPSTNKIKQLDSKIAKQETSYDKYDLESRKKTNQIPDLKGMPGMDAIALLENLGLKVKVNGVGKVKNQSIQAGQSINKNTTIVLELS is encoded by the coding sequence ATGGCAGTAGACGATAAACATATATCCTACAGAATTTACCTCGTAGCAGTTTTCATCTTTTTGATGGCAATTGCTATTGTCGTTAAATTAACCAATATTCAATGGGTTGAAGGAGATTATTATAGAAAACTAGCGAAACAGCGTACCGTTAGAAACTTTGTAATTCCGGCTAACAAAGGAAATATTTATTCGGCTGACGGAAGTTTATTGGCAACATCAATCCCGAATTATGAAATTCGTTTTGATGCAAAAGCGCCAAAAAAAGAAACTTTTGAGAAGTATGTAAAACAACTTTCAGATTCTTTAGAAACAGTTTTAGATAGACCATCAGGTTATTACGAAAAAGAATTAAGAAAAGCACGTGAAAATAAAAACCGTTACTACTTAATTGCCCGCAATTTAAGCTATACCGAATATGTAAAAATTAAAGGTTTTCCATTATTCAATTTAGGAGCTTTTAAAGGCGGAATTATCGTAGAGCAGGAAACGGTTCGAAAACACCCAATTGGGAAAATTGCTGAAAGAACGATTGGTTATGACCGAATTGATCCGACAACAGGAATTGAAGTAGGAAAAGGAATCGAATGGGCTTTTAAAAGCTATTTGAATGGAAAAGACGGTAAAATTTTAAAACAAAAAATTGCAAAAGGACAGTGGAAACCCATTCGTGATGTTAACGAAGTGGATCCAATTGATGGTTACGATGTGATTTCGACAATAGATGTTTTTATTCAGGATATTGCGCATCACGCTTTATTGAAACAGCTGGAAGATTATGAAGCCGATCATGGTTGTGTGGTAGTTATGGAAACGCAGACAGGACATGTAAAAGCAATTTCAAATTTAGGAAGAGCTGAAGACGGATCGTATTACGAAACCACAAATTATGCAATTGCAGAATCTCAGGAGCCGGGATCGACTTTTAAATTAGTGGATTTAATGGCGATTCTAGAAGATAAAGTAGCCGATACCAGTACGGTTTATGACAGCCACGGTGGTATAGTGAAATATTATGGAAGATCGGTACGTGATTCGCATAATGGCGGTTACGGAAAAGTTTCATTAGCCCGCGGATTCGAACTTTCGTCAAATACTGTAATGGTTCAGGCGGTTTATAATAATTACAAAAACAATCCTTCAAAGTTTGTAAATCACATTAAAAGCTATGGATTGAATAAAACATTAGGACTGCATTTTAAAGGAGAAGGAAGACCGTATATTCCAGAACCTGGAGACAAACATTGGTCAGGAACTACACTTCCGTGGATGGCTTTTGGATACAATGTTTCGGTTACGCCTATGCAGACCCTTGCTTTTTATAATTCAGTTGCCAATAATGGTGTAATGGTAAAACCGCAGTTTGTATCTGAAATTAAAGAATGGAACAAAACCATTAAAAAGTTTGATGTTGAAGTCATCAATCCAAAGATTTGTTCTCCTGAGACGCTGAAGAAAATAAAAGCAGTTTTGCAAAATGTAGTTAAAAAAGGAACAGGTTCTAAATTGTATTCGAAAGATTTTTCGATGGCAGGAAAAACAGGAACAGCTCAGGTAAATTATGGTGGTAAAGAAGGAAAATCAGCATTGTATTATGCTTCTTCTTTTGTGGGCTACTTTCCAGCAGATCATCCAAAATATTCTTGTATTGTAGTAGTTCATAAACCCAATACAGCTAAGAATAATTATTACGGAGCAGACGTTGCAGGACCAGTTTTTAAAAGAATTGCTCAAAAGATTTTTACAGATGCGCCTTCAACTAATAAAATTAAACAACTCGATTCTAAAATAGCAAAACAAGAAACAAGCTATGATAAATACGATTTAGAATCGAGAAAAAAAACAAATCAAATTCCTGATTTAAAAGGAATGCCTGGAATGGATGCTATTGCTTTATTAGAAAATTTAGGTTTGAAAGTAAAGGTAAATGGGGTAGGAAAAGTAAAGAATCAATCGATTCAGGCTGGGCAGAGTATAAATAAGAACACAACTATAGTATTAGAATTATCGTGA
- a CDS encoding FtsL-like putative cell division protein has protein sequence MKGGVFAILKARFLIHDDAVKNWRFIVFIILLAILMIANTQRYEQKVFEIAKLNNEVKELRSEFVDRRSELMKLKMESTISDKMKEKQIFPSTVPPIKIEVKKEEEKSFFKRIWQ, from the coding sequence ATGAAAGGGGGAGTATTCGCAATATTAAAAGCAAGATTTCTGATTCATGATGATGCAGTAAAAAACTGGCGTTTCATTGTGTTCATAATTCTGCTGGCGATTCTGATGATTGCTAATACACAGCGATACGAGCAAAAAGTTTTTGAGATTGCAAAACTCAATAACGAAGTAAAAGAATTGCGATCAGAATTTGTAGATCGACGTTCAGAATTGATGAAATTAAAAATGGAATCCACGATATCGGATAAAATGAAAGAAAAACAAATCTTTCCATCAACGGTTCCGCCTATTAAAATTGAAGTTAAAAAAGAAGAAGAAAAAAGTTTCTTTAAAAGAATATGGCAGTAG